CGTTCAACTGCAAATCACTTCTTTCTCCGGTAATGCAGTGGAGACACTCCCACTTGCAATTTAAACTGCCGGTTAAAATAGGAAACATTGTTAAACCCGCTCTCATAACACACTTCGCTAATCGATACTTCCTGCTGCTGTTGCAGCATCTTGCAGGCATAACTAATGCGCAGGTCATTTACAAAAGCAGATAAGGTCTTCCGGGTATGCTTCTTAAAATACCTGCAAAAGGCTTCATTGGATAAATGTGCGATACCTGCCACCTCCTGTAGTGTAAGATCCTTCTTAAAATTGTCTAAGAGATAGTGATAAATACGGTTCATCCGCTCCGTTTCTTTTTCCACATGGGCCGTCACATGACCGGATAACAATGTATACGGCCCCGCATGCGCCAGTAAATTCAATAAACTAATCAACCCTGCCAATGCCTCCGTTTCATCCCCATTCACCATATCATGCATCTTCCGGGCAGCAGCATCGCGCACATCACTGTTAAATGAAATCCCATACAGGGAACGCTCAAACAAAGCCTTAATATGCCTGAAAATGGGCTTATCAAAAAATCCATCTCCCAGCACATCTTCCCTGAATTGAATCACGATCTGGTGTACCTCCCTGTCTCCCGGCAGGTGTTTATTATAAAAGGTATGAGGCAGATTGGGCCCCAGCAGGCAAAGATCGCCGGGCCAGAAAGGAGCGATACTATCCCCCACATAGCGTTTACCACTACTTTTCATCACATAAATGATCTCATATTCCGGGTGAATATGCAAAGGGAAATCATTATAAGGAAAGCGCTCTTCTTTCACAACAAAGAGCTTTTCGCCCATTATTATATTTTCACTGAAAAAACCCATTAGTCAATACAGTATTAAAACAGGTCAAAAGTGTGCAAAGGATATCCGGTTTAAACCTACATTTTTGAACAAAATTAGCCAAATGCTATTGAAATCGGTGATAGATCATGTTGAATTTAACAGTACCGGCAGCAGGGGAATTCTTGAAAAATAGCACATCCAGGCTGGTGTAAGAGAAAGAATTCCTTAATAATAGGGCTAAGCAGGGAATAACCTGCCAATAACCCGCAGATATCCCGCCTCTTATATAATGCGGGTTAAAGGCGGCTTATAGGCGGGATATAGGCGGGTTATCTGCGGGTTATCTCCCTTTTTACACAGGCGAAGTACCAGGTTTGGCCAGCCGAAGGCCCCCGTTTTAGAAAATAGAAAACTAAATAGTACACGATCATGAAATCGATTCCACTCTGGATAATGTTATCATTATCCATGAAATGTTACGCTCAGGTCTCAATTATCCAGGTAAATGCGAATCAACAGCTTAACCACATCCCTTATTCCCTCTATGGCTCCTGCATAGAAGATGTGAACCACGAGATCTATGGCGGTCTCTACGATCAGCGCCTCTATGGCGAAAGCTTTGAAGAACCGGCCAAAGATGGGGTCAGCAGTATGTGGATACCCATGGGTGAAGGCAGCTTTGCCCCGGATAGTACACAGGCTTACAATGGAAGCAAATGCCAGCTCATCATCAACAAAGGTGGCATCTATAACCAGGGCCTGAATCACTGGGGTATTGCCGTACAAAAAGGGCAGGCCCTGGAAGGGAGTATTTATTTAAAGGGTTCGCAGCCTGCCACCATCGCCCTGCAAAGTGCCGATGGCCGTACTACCTACGCCAGCACAAAAACCGGCCCCGTCACCAATGCATGGAAGAAGTGCAGCTTTGAATTAAAACCCAATGCTACTGATTCCAATGCCCGCTTCGCCATTTATACCGCCGGTGAGGGTAAACTCTGGCTGGACCAGGCTACCTTGATGGCACCCAAAACAGCCCGGTTCAAAGGGCTCCCCATCAGGAAAGATATTGCTGTCAAAATGCAGGAAGAAGGTCTGCGATTCCTGCGCTATGGCGGTACGATGGTCAATGCACCCGGATATCGCTGGAAGAAAATGGTAGGCCCCCGCGACCAACGCCCTCCCTACAAAGGTCATTGGTATCCCTACTCTTCTAATGGCTTCGGCATCCTGGAATTCCTGCAATTCTGTGAGGCCGCTGGTTTTGATGCCGCATTTGCCATCAACATTGAGGAGACTGCTGCCGATGCCCGGGACCTGGTCGAATACCTGAAAGGTTCCGCTAATACCACCTGGGGCCGTAAACGAATAGCCGATGGACACCCTGCTCCCTACAAAGTGAAATATATTGAAATAGGGAATGAAGAAGTACTTTTTGATGGTGACAGGGCAGATCAATATGCTCACTACATAGAACGGTTCAATGAGCTATACGATGCAATTCATAGTAAAGACACCAGCCTGCAACTTGTATGCTCAGTATGGTGGAGAGCCGAATCTCCCAATACTGAAAAGCTGTTCAATGCCATCGACGGCAAAGCCGCTTTCTGGGATCTTCATGTAGGAGGTGATGATCCGCGCGAAGGCCTGAAAGTAGATAAAGACCTCACCCAAATGGAAGCCCTGTTCAAAAAATGGAACCCGCACACTACAATGAAATGCGCCATCTTCGAAGAAAATGGTGGTTTGCACAATCAGCAGCGTGCACTGGGCCATGCCTCTATCCTGAATGCCGTACGCCGTCATGGTGAATTTGTACTCACCTCCTGTGCTGCCAATGCACTACAGGCATTGCACCAGAACGATAATGGCTGGGACCAGGGGCAGATCTTCTTTACACCTGCCAGCGTATGGGGCGTACCACCGTTCTATGCTACTAAAATGGCGGCAGCCAATCACCTGCCCATTGTGTGCAAATCAACTACAGATACCACCCTGGATGTCACCGCGACGATTAGTGAAGATGGTAACACCATCGTCCTGCATATCGTCAATGCATTCAATAAACCCTGCGAGGCACAAGTTATGCTCAATCATTACAAGGCCCGCAATGCCACCATCTGCCAACTCTCCGATGCAGTATATACTGAGCATACAACCACTGCTGACAAATTAAAATATACTTTTCCACCTGCTTCTTATACGATTATCAGATATGAAAATTAAATCCATCCTTCTATTATTACTCCTGTGCAAAATTTCATTTGCACAGATCCATCCATTGCCCCTCACCCAGGTGAGCGTCAACGACCCTTTCTGGTCACCAAAACTCGCCACCTGGTCACATAAAACAGTATACGATGTACTGAATAAACTGGAAGGTAAATACGAACCGGACCGGAAAGACCTGGTTGATGAAAAACAAAAACTGGGGCATACCCGCAATGCTTTTCACAACTTTGACCTGGTAGCCCAGGGCAAAAAGGACATCGGCACACACGATGGCCCTCCCTGGTATGATGGCCTGGTATACGAATCCATCAGGGGTGCTGCAGACCTGCTGGTACAATACCCTGATCCTACACTGGAGCAGCAACTGGATGGCTATATCACACGCATCGCTGCAGCACAGGCCGCAGATCCGGATGCCTACCTAAATACCTATACGACCCTGGTCAATTCCAACAAACGCTGGCAAAATGAACGCTGGCAGCATGACCTCTACAACGCAGGCATGCTGGTAGAAGCAGGCGTACATTATTACAAGGCTACGGGTAAAACCACCTTGCTGACCGTAGCTGTGAAAATGGCCAACTACATTTATACCCAAATGGGTCCTGCGCCAAAGGCAAATATTATTCCCGGTCATGGTGGGCCTGAAGAAGCCTTCCTTAAACTGTACCAGTTATTCAAAGATCACCCTACACTAAAATTAGCCGTTCCCGTTACTCCAGATCATTACTTATCCACAGCACTTTTCTGGATCACTGACAGGGGGCATTACAACAATCCTGATGGCAGTACCCGCGAAAGCTATGGTGCCTACAACCAGGATCAAAGCTCCGTATTCGAACAGCAAACCATCGAAGGGCATGCCGTTCGCGCTACCCTGCTGGCTACAGGTATCACGACTGCTGCGTTACTGAATCATGACCCGGCATATATTACTACTGCTGACAACTACTGGAACAATATGGCGGGCAAACGCACCTTCATCACCGGGGGCCAGGGAGCCATTCCCGAAGACGAGAAGTTCGGCCCGGACTATTACCTCCCCGAATCTGCCTACCTGGAAACCTGTGCTGCTGTCGGTGCCGCATTCTTTAGTGAAAAGATGAATGAGCTGAAAGAAGATGGGAAGTATATGGATGAATTTGAGCGGGTGATTTACAATAATCTCCTGGCAGGTGTTTCGCAGGATGGCACACATTATTTCTATGAAAATCCATTGACCGCCACACATCGCAGTCGCTGGGTATGGCATGATTGCCCTTGCTGTCCGCCAATGTTTTTGAAGATGATAGGCGCATTACCTCAATATATTTATGGAGAGAGTAATAATGGTGTGTATGTAAATTTATTCATCAGCAGCAAAGCCAAACTAAAGAACATCAGCCTGGAACAAACTACCGCATATCCTGCCAATGGTCGTGTACTGCTTAGGGTAACCAGTGCAGGTAGTCAATCCATTCCCCTACATATCCGTATTCCAGGCTGGGCAACAGGCAAAGAAAATCCATTTGATTTATATACATCTTTATTAACAGGTAAAGTGCTTGTAACGGTGAATAAGCAGCCCATAGCTGTAAAAACCCTAAACGGTTATCTCACCATTGCGAGAACCTGGAAAAAGGGAGACACTATTACCATAGATCTTCCTATCACACCCAGGATGGTTTACCCCCATCCAGATATCCGGGAATTAAAAAGAAAAGTGGCCATTGCCGCCGGTCCGGTCGTCTATGCAAAAGAAGGGCCTGACACCATCAAAACCGCACCAGCAAAGGCCAGCATCAATGGCCTGATCCCTTTTTATATGGTCGCCAACAAAGACGACCTGCCCTATAGCGTATGGTTGCAACAATAAAAATTGCATTATTTTAAGCCTGCCACAGGCACCCTCCTAAAAAAACAGCTTCTGCCAAAGGTGGAAGCTGTTCTTTTTTGAAATGGTATTATTATCTTGTTGACACTTAAAATCAACAAGATATGATGAGGGCATTGATTCTACTGTTATGTTTAAACTATTCTCAACTTTCCGCGCAACAAAAAAACTTCCCCATCACCAGCTACGGCGCCAAAGGTGACGGCAAAACCAACAACACCAGCGCTATCCAGGAAGCTATCGACAAAGCTGCTGCTGCCGGTGGTGGCACAGTAGTCGTACCCGCCGGTAAATTCGTGACCGGGGTCATCGCATTAAAATCAGGCGTAACCCTGCACCTCGCTCCCAACGCCTTCCTCCTCGCTACCACCAGCCGTAAAGATTATGGCCCGGGTAAAGCCTCTGCCCTCATTGTGGCAGACAACCAACAGCACATCGCCATCACCGGGAAAGGCACGATCGATGGCCAGGGTGAACTGCTGCTGAAAGACATCTTCGACATGCTGAAAAAAGGCACCTTAAAAGATAAAGAATGGCAGCATTATAACGAATGGGGGCAAATGCGGCCGGAAGAAAACAACCGTCCAAAACTGATTGCATTCACCAATTGCCAACATGTAACTGTAAAAAATGTGACGATCCTGAATGGCCTCTGCTGGATCCAGGACTATGTAAGTTGTACAGACATGATGTTTGACAGCATAAAGGTAATCAGCAATACCTTCCTGAATAATGATGGCATCGACCTGGTAGACTGTAAAAACGTAAAACTCACCAACAGCAGTTTTGATGTGGCAGATGATGGTATCTGCCTGAAATCGCACGATACTGCCGGCCTTTGTGAGAATATCTATATCGCCGACTGTAAGGTCCGTTCCAGCGCCAGCGGTTTTAAAATGGGCACCGCCTCCTGGGGAGGGTTCAAAAACATTACTGTAAAAAACATCTATGTATATAACACATTCCGCTCCGCCATCGCCATCGAAACAGTAGATGGCGGTATCGTGGAAAACATTGATATCAGTAATATCACCGCGAAGAATACCGGTAATGCCATCTTCCTTCGCCTGGGAAAACGCCAGGCACGCCGTGAACCGGGTACCCTCCGCAAGGTGCGCATTTCCAATGTAAAAGCAGACATACCAGCTACTAAGCCAGATGCAGGGTATAATATGGAAGGCCCCCCTGAACTGTTTGAACACAATACTTTCCCTGCCGGGATCTATGGTATTCCAGGCCACATCATCCAGGATGTGACCTTAGAGAATATAGATATTACCTATGCTGAAAAGTCTAAAATGGCGGTGGCCAATATGAACGTGGATTCCCTGCACCGCATCCCGGAGGCGATCAGTGACTACCCTGAGTTTTCCATGTTCAGGGAACTGCCGGCATGGGCTTTCTATGTAAGACATGCGGCTGGCATTACCTTTAAAAATGTAAAACTGAACTATACCGGGGAAGAATTCCGTACAGCCTGTATTTTCGATGACGTGACCAGCTTGAAATTAGAAAAAGTGAAGATTAATAAAGCAGCATCTAAGCCGTTGATTATATTAAATAATGTGAAAGACCCGGTATTGGATGATCCTTCCTTAACTAAGTAAAGGCAAAGAGCTTGTATTAAAAGTAAAACTTCCGGCATTAAGTACCTTCCAATTACTTTTAATACAAGCTCTTTATGCTGAAAATGGTTTTCATTCCTGCTGGTGAATTCCCTCTTTCATGAATGTTCTATTCTGAAATAAATTCCAGTAATCGTTGTCTCGTTACCGTCTGGTTGCCCCAATAAAAAGCATCCATTTCATCCAGTCTCGACAAAGATGCATCTGACTGGTTTGCCAGCCAGCCTACAAATTCCTCCCGGGAGAGAAAGAGCCGCACCTTATCATCCATCATCCCATCCCACAATCCACCATAATAATAAGCACCATTGCGATACTCCAGGCCCATGCCGCAATAATCACGGTGCCCGAATCCAAAACTCCTTGTCTGCAATCGATTTGCTACCTGCTCTGCCAGGGGCAGACCATACAGCTCTGTTTTACTTTCCAGTAACCTGCGCCAGTTTTCCTGTTGCTTACGCACCTCCTGGCCTCTTTTCTTTTGTACCTGTTGTGCCTCCTGCTGTAGCCGGCCCTTACTCACCTGTTTATACACAAACTGGTTCATGGCCAGGTCAGCCTGCACAATCAAACCACCCAGTTCCGGTTCCTGAAATACATATCTGGATACCAGTGAATCGAGCTTTTTATCTGTCGGCCATATCAACACCGGCTTTCCGTCAGTTCTGATTCCGTTCATGGACAGTAGGGCAGGTGCCTGAAAGCGGATACTCCCCCTTATACAATTATATTTCTCCAGTACTACCCGGAGCTGAAGGTCTATGGCTGATTTTAATTCTTCTCTGGACGTCATTAGGATAGCTTTACGAACTAGGTGACAATTTACATTTTCTCAAATTAAAATGATTATCAATTAGTTTTTCTTTTTATTAAGAAAGGGGAAGCGACCCTACATATATAAATTATTCGTCTTGTTTAAAATCAGCCATCCCTTAAAACAAAACCGCTCCTATCAAAAGACAGGAGCGTTTTTTATTATTTACTCACAATCTCAACACTGCCCCGCAACCGGATATCTTTAGAAGAACTCCCTACCATTATTTCAAATTTCCCGGGCTCCACGGTGAAATGATCGTTGATATCCCACAACCCTAATTCATGCTTCCCTAACACAAAACTCACTTCCTTCTCTTCCCCCGGTGCCAGGGTGACTCTTTCAAACCCTCTCAACACCTGCGTATAGGTTATCACACTACTAAATTCGTCATGAATATATAATTGTATCACCTCATCACCTTTTACACTCCCCGTGTTCCTGACCTTACAGCTAACAGTAATATTCCCCTCAGGTCCTTGCTGCGCTGGGGTCACTTTCAGCTCACTATACCCGAATGTAGTATAGCTCAGCCCAAACCCAAATGGATATAAGGCTCCATTCACCGCAGTTTTGGCAGATGCCTCTGAACCGGGCTTGAATGGAAATGCATAGGGGATCTGTCCAACTGATTTAGGGAAAGTCACCGCCAGTTTACCCCCCGGGTTATAATCCCCGAACAAAACGGAGGCAATCGCCTCGCCCCCAAACTCACCCGGGAACCATCCATGAATAATAGCCGGAATATTACGCTGTGCAAAATTGATACTGGCGGCACGGCCATCTAATAATACCAGTACTACAGGTTTGCCGGTAGCATATACGGCCTCCAGTAAACGCTCCTGTACAACGGGCAGATCTAAACTGGTCCGGGAACGGTCTTCCCGCACCGTCTTTTCAGAACCTCCCAGTACAAGGATGGTCAGCTCAGATTTTTTTGCCAGGTCCACCGCTGCATCCAGCATACTTTGCTCAGCACTGTCAGCCGGGAAAGCCAGGATCTCATCCTCCGGGAAATGTTTACCCACTATATCACACCCCTTCTCATAACCCACAGCTGCCCCCGGCAGCATCGCTTTGATACCATCATATACTGTGATCAAAGGCGCATTCGCTGGACCATACCTCGATAACAGTCCTTCTACTTCTTTTGCATTCGGGCCTATTACAGCTACTGATTTCAAAGATTTGCTCAAGGGCAGGGTATGTGCATCATTCTTTAACAATACAATAGATTCCAGGGCTGCCTGCAGCGATAAGGCCTGGGCCGCAGCAGTATGAACCTGGTTCGCATCTCCCCTGTAAGGATTATCAAATAAACCCAAACGGAACTTTACCCTTAGCACCTCAGCCACCCTTTTATCCAGCATCTCCATAGAGACCTTGCCATCTTTGATCGCCTCTCGCAATGGGTTGAGAAAATCTTCAGGGATAGAAAAATCAGTCCTGATATTCACCCCTGCATTTACCGCCATCGCCACCGCATCCTCCATCGTAGGTGCTACCTTATGCTTCTCCGTAATAAATTCCAGCGCCCTGCTATCAGTAGTGACATACCCATTAAAACCCCATTGATGCCTCAGGATATCGGTCAGGAAATAAGAACTTCCCGTCACCGGTACGCCATCATAGTCATTGTAAGAACTCATCACCCCCATAGCATGTGCTTCTTCCACCGCTACCCTGAAAGGTTCCAGGTACAGGGTTTTCATCTCCCTGGGGGCCACATGGGGATCGGTTCTCGTGCCACCATCCCTGCCACCTACCGGTACAGAATATACGGCAAAATGCTTGATCGTAGCCGCCACCCCATTCTTTTGCAAAGCCAGGATCATTTGTTTCCCCAACTGTCCTACCAGGAAAGGATCCTCGCCATACACTTCTTCCGCACGGCCCCAGCGAGGATCCTGTACAATATCAAGTATAGGGGAATAAATATTCGTATAACCTAAGGCGCTGGCTTCCTTGCCTTCCACCATACCAATGTTGTAAATAAGGTTCTTATCCCAGGTCGCTCCCTGCCCGCATTGTGCGGGGAAAGAAGTGGCCCTGTCGTGACATAAACCCCGTATCCCTTCATTGGTAAAGTCTACCGGGATACCCAAACGGGTATTTTCAATAAACCACTTTTGAATCGTATGGATCGTTTCAATATGCTTGCTGTATGGAAAAGCATATGCTGATTTGAACTTACCCACCCCATTATGCTCTTCATCGATATTCCCGATCCCATCTTTCCAGATCTTCGTCTTCCATTCCGGTGTAGGCAGGGCATCTTTCAACACCCTCCCTGAACCGTACAACGTAGCCAGCTGGCAGGTTTTCTCTTCCATCGTCATTTGCGCGATCAGATCACTGATCCGCTCTTCGATATTTGCCTTCGGGTCCTCATACACATCCTTCTTCCCATTTTTGTTAAGATCTATCTGAGCATAAGAAATAGAGTGGAATAGTATAGCACAAAGTATTATTAAAAGCTGCTTCATAATTTATAACTAAAGTCATCATACAAAGGCTGCAAAGTCACTACATCCTTTGCGGTCTCTTTCACTACAGTAATTGCAAATATTTTAATGTTCTTATTCTCCGGCAGCGTAATGTGCTTAGCATGCGCAGGAATCGCTATCCTGTATTTGTACAGGTAGCTATAATTGTACGCCTCATTCTTTGAAGGATATGCCAGGTGCCTGTGAGAAGCAAACCAGGCAATGTTATCCTTTTTCACAAATGGGTCCGCAATGCTTTTCACCGTGATCTCATCCTGCTCAAAACGACGATTGTAATACTGACCGATATAACCTGTCCATTCCTGGATACCTACAGGTGTAATCCTGCCATCAATGTCAAAATTCCCCAGGGTATCCTTATCTGCAACTGCCAGGATATACACAGCATTGTAATCGCCATCCGGCAGCGCTATTTCCTGTCCTTTACAAATCACTGCATTACTATCCTCATCAGCACGACTTCCCATTTTAAACTGCACATCCTCACTCACAATGGTATCCGGCACCAGTTCAGCGGGTATACTATACCGGCCTTTCAGGTTGCCATCATCCCTGTTATTGTCATAGCTGAATGCATCTACATTAAAAGGTAGTGACACAGGGCCCTGCGCCACTACGCTTTTAATTGCTACAGTTGGAGCGAACTTTACAGCAAAAGATCTGATAGCATCATGTCCCATATCAAAAAATACATGCTGCCCATCAAACTTTGCTGTACCGATGCGCTTTTCCTGGCCATTCACTTCATACGCATCTGCGATACCTGCAGAAAACTGTACGGTGACGCCATGTGTATCGATACCCAGCAGCTCGTTTAGTCTCACGATATAATAATCATCCGCCCCTTCCATTTTCTTAAATGCCATCACACCTACCTGTGGTGTGCTAATCGCTAACATAGATACCTGCTTACCATCTTTACCTGCATGTGCATCTGTTTCGAATGCCAGCAATGGCTGATTTAAAGCCTGGCCCTGCCATGGCGTTAAGCCCTTGCGCCAGTCACCTTCATGGGCATAGATGCCGTATTTAAAGGTGTGCCTGCCCCAATCCTGTGTACCCTGAACAACATAGCGCTTATCAGGTTTGGGTGTAAACAGCAGGGTTAAACGCAGGGTGGTATCGTTCGGTTTATCAGATCCATACTTACAATCCTCCAGGATAGATACCCCGAATTGCCCGCTTTTATCTGTCTGATCAAACCACTGATTAGAAGGTGCCTCGTAGGCTTTCTCATGATTGCGGGGCCTTGCAATCGTACCTACACCCATATTATAGGTGGTGCTATCATTTACAGCAGTGAGAGGAAATGCCGCCTTCAGGCTCACACCCTTTGATTGCCAGTCCAGCAGGTTGTCAATCTCAAGACGCTTACATCCGGCGGCAAGACTCAAAACCTGGGTCATCTGTGAGCCC
This window of the Chitinophaga sancti genome carries:
- a CDS encoding AraC family transcriptional regulator, translating into MGEKLFVVKEERFPYNDFPLHIHPEYEIIYVMKSSGKRYVGDSIAPFWPGDLCLLGPNLPHTFYNKHLPGDREVHQIVIQFREDVLGDGFFDKPIFRHIKALFERSLYGISFNSDVRDAAARKMHDMVNGDETEALAGLISLLNLLAHAGPYTLLSGHVTAHVEKETERMNRIYHYLLDNFKKDLTLQEVAGIAHLSNEAFCRYFKKHTRKTLSAFVNDLRISYACKMLQQQQEVSISEVCYESGFNNVSYFNRQFKLQVGVSPLHYRRKK
- a CDS encoding carbohydrate binding domain-containing protein, whose protein sequence is MKCYAQVSIIQVNANQQLNHIPYSLYGSCIEDVNHEIYGGLYDQRLYGESFEEPAKDGVSSMWIPMGEGSFAPDSTQAYNGSKCQLIINKGGIYNQGLNHWGIAVQKGQALEGSIYLKGSQPATIALQSADGRTTYASTKTGPVTNAWKKCSFELKPNATDSNARFAIYTAGEGKLWLDQATLMAPKTARFKGLPIRKDIAVKMQEEGLRFLRYGGTMVNAPGYRWKKMVGPRDQRPPYKGHWYPYSSNGFGILEFLQFCEAAGFDAAFAINIEETAADARDLVEYLKGSANTTWGRKRIADGHPAPYKVKYIEIGNEEVLFDGDRADQYAHYIERFNELYDAIHSKDTSLQLVCSVWWRAESPNTEKLFNAIDGKAAFWDLHVGGDDPREGLKVDKDLTQMEALFKKWNPHTTMKCAIFEENGGLHNQQRALGHASILNAVRRHGEFVLTSCAANALQALHQNDNGWDQGQIFFTPASVWGVPPFYATKMAAANHLPIVCKSTTDTTLDVTATISEDGNTIVLHIVNAFNKPCEAQVMLNHYKARNATICQLSDAVYTEHTTTADKLKYTFPPASYTIIRYEN
- a CDS encoding glycoside hydrolase family 127 protein, which gives rise to MKIKSILLLLLLCKISFAQIHPLPLTQVSVNDPFWSPKLATWSHKTVYDVLNKLEGKYEPDRKDLVDEKQKLGHTRNAFHNFDLVAQGKKDIGTHDGPPWYDGLVYESIRGAADLLVQYPDPTLEQQLDGYITRIAAAQAADPDAYLNTYTTLVNSNKRWQNERWQHDLYNAGMLVEAGVHYYKATGKTTLLTVAVKMANYIYTQMGPAPKANIIPGHGGPEEAFLKLYQLFKDHPTLKLAVPVTPDHYLSTALFWITDRGHYNNPDGSTRESYGAYNQDQSSVFEQQTIEGHAVRATLLATGITTAALLNHDPAYITTADNYWNNMAGKRTFITGGQGAIPEDEKFGPDYYLPESAYLETCAAVGAAFFSEKMNELKEDGKYMDEFERVIYNNLLAGVSQDGTHYFYENPLTATHRSRWVWHDCPCCPPMFLKMIGALPQYIYGESNNGVYVNLFISSKAKLKNISLEQTTAYPANGRVLLRVTSAGSQSIPLHIRIPGWATGKENPFDLYTSLLTGKVLVTVNKQPIAVKTLNGYLTIARTWKKGDTITIDLPITPRMVYPHPDIRELKRKVAIAAGPVVYAKEGPDTIKTAPAKASINGLIPFYMVANKDDLPYSVWLQQ
- a CDS encoding glycoside hydrolase family 3 N-terminal domain-containing protein, with product MKQLLIILCAILFHSISYAQIDLNKNGKKDVYEDPKANIEERISDLIAQMTMEEKTCQLATLYGSGRVLKDALPTPEWKTKIWKDGIGNIDEEHNGVGKFKSAYAFPYSKHIETIHTIQKWFIENTRLGIPVDFTNEGIRGLCHDRATSFPAQCGQGATWDKNLIYNIGMVEGKEASALGYTNIYSPILDIVQDPRWGRAEEVYGEDPFLVGQLGKQMILALQKNGVAATIKHFAVYSVPVGGRDGGTRTDPHVAPREMKTLYLEPFRVAVEEAHAMGVMSSYNDYDGVPVTGSSYFLTDILRHQWGFNGYVTTDSRALEFITEKHKVAPTMEDAVAMAVNAGVNIRTDFSIPEDFLNPLREAIKDGKVSMEMLDKRVAEVLRVKFRLGLFDNPYRGDANQVHTAAAQALSLQAALESIVLLKNDAHTLPLSKSLKSVAVIGPNAKEVEGLLSRYGPANAPLITVYDGIKAMLPGAAVGYEKGCDIVGKHFPEDEILAFPADSAEQSMLDAAVDLAKKSELTILVLGGSEKTVREDRSRTSLDLPVVQERLLEAVYATGKPVVLVLLDGRAASINFAQRNIPAIIHGWFPGEFGGEAIASVLFGDYNPGGKLAVTFPKSVGQIPYAFPFKPGSEASAKTAVNGALYPFGFGLSYTTFGYSELKVTPAQQGPEGNITVSCKVRNTGSVKGDEVIQLYIHDEFSSVITYTQVLRGFERVTLAPGEEKEVSFVLGKHELGLWDINDHFTVEPGKFEIMVGSSSKDIRLRGSVEIVSK
- a CDS encoding glycoside hydrolase family 28 protein, which translates into the protein MMRALILLLCLNYSQLSAQQKNFPITSYGAKGDGKTNNTSAIQEAIDKAAAAGGGTVVVPAGKFVTGVIALKSGVTLHLAPNAFLLATTSRKDYGPGKASALIVADNQQHIAITGKGTIDGQGELLLKDIFDMLKKGTLKDKEWQHYNEWGQMRPEENNRPKLIAFTNCQHVTVKNVTILNGLCWIQDYVSCTDMMFDSIKVISNTFLNNDGIDLVDCKNVKLTNSSFDVADDGICLKSHDTAGLCENIYIADCKVRSSASGFKMGTASWGGFKNITVKNIYVYNTFRSAIAIETVDGGIVENIDISNITAKNTGNAIFLRLGKRQARREPGTLRKVRISNVKADIPATKPDAGYNMEGPPELFEHNTFPAGIYGIPGHIIQDVTLENIDITYAEKSKMAVANMNVDSLHRIPEAISDYPEFSMFRELPAWAFYVRHAAGITFKNVKLNYTGEEFRTACIFDDVTSLKLEKVKINKAASKPLIILNNVKDPVLDDPSLTK